The Oncorhynchus tshawytscha isolate Ot180627B linkage group LG08, Otsh_v2.0, whole genome shotgun sequence genome window below encodes:
- the LOC112256833 gene encoding sec1 family domain-containing protein 1 isoform X2 produces MAASVREKQAAALKRMLNFNAPPLKNTAAEPVWKVLIYDRCGQDIISPLLAVKELRDMGITLHLLLHSDRDPIPDVPAIYFVMPTEENIDRICQDLRSQLYESYYFNFISAISRSKLEDIASAALSANAITQVTKVFDQYLNFITLEDDMFILGNQNKELISYHAINKPDIMDTEMEAIMDTIVDSLFCFFVTLGTVPIIRCPRGNAAEMVAVKLDKKLRENLRDARNSLFTGDNMGASQFSFQRPLFVLADRNLDLATPLHHTWTYQALIHDVLDFHLNRVSMDESVGSESSPAGARPKKKNKKSYDLTSADMFWQKHKGSPFPEVAESVQEELDTYRAQEDEVKRLKSIMGLEGEDEGPISSISMSDNTAKLTSAVSSLPELLEKKRLIDLHTNVATAVLDHIKSRKLDVYFEYEEKLMSKSTLEESLLDIISDPDAGTPEDKMRLFLIFYITALQPTSEIDLDQYKKALLDTGCDLSPVNYIKQWKAFTKIAATPSNYGNSGVKPMGLFSRVMNSGSQFVMEGVKHLVLKQHNLPVTRILDNLMEMKSNPDPSCLYRSCGY; encoded by the exons ATGGCCGCCTCCGTTCGTGAAAAGCAGGCAG CTGCCTTGAAGCGCATGCTGAATTTCAATGCTCCTCCTTTGAAAAACACTGCTGCTGAGCCAGTATGGAAGGTGCTGATCTACGACAGGTGTGGCCAGGACATCATCTCCCCTCTACTGGCAGTCAAGGAGCTACGGGACATGGGGATCACGTTGCACTT GTTGCTTCATTCAGACAGAGATCCCATCCCCGATGTGccagccatctattttgtgatgccGACAGAGGAGAACATTGACCGGATATGCCAA gaCCTTCGTAGCCAGCTGTATGAGTCTTACTATTTTAACTTcatctcagccatatccagaagTAAACTAGAGGATATTGCCAGTGCAGCTCTCTCGGCCAACGCTATCACACAGGTTACCAAG GTGTTCGATCAGTATTTGAACTTCATCACACTTGAAGATGATATGTTCATCCTCGGCAATCAAAATAAAGAGTTAATCTCCTACCATG CAATTAACAAGCCGGACATCATGGACACAGAGATGGAGGCCATCATGGATACGATAGTAGACAGTCTCTTCTGCTTTTTTGTCACTCTGG GTACTGTCCCCATAATCCGCTGTCCAAGAGGGAACGCTGCGGAGATGGTCGCGGTG AAACTTGACAAGAAGCTTCGGGAGAACCTGCGAGACGCCAGAAACAGCCTGTTCACTGGGGACAACATGGGGGCCAGCCAGTTCAG cttcCAGAGACCCTTATTTGTACTTGCTGACCGCAACCTGGATCTTGCCACCCCCCTCCACCACACATGGACCTACCAGGCCCTCATCCACGACGTGCTG GACTTCCACCTGAACAGGGTTAGCATGGATGAGTCTGTGGGGTCAGAATCCTCTCCTGCCGGAGCCAGAcccaagaagaagaacaagaagagtTATGACCTCACATCAGCCGACATGTTCTGGCAGAAACACAAGGGCAG CCCGTTCCCAGAGGTGGCTGAGTCTGTACAGGAGGAGTTAGACACATACCGAGCCCAAGAGGACGAGGTGAAACGCCTCAAGAGCATCATG GGTTTGGAGGGTGAAGATGAGGGACccattagtagtattagtatgtCAGACAACACCGCAAAACTTACCTCAGCTGTCAG ctctctgccaGAACTTCTGGAGAAGAAGAGGCTGATTGACCTCCACACTAATGTAGCCACTGCCGTTCTGGATCACATTAAG AGCCGTAAACTAGATGTGTACTTTGAGTACGAGGAGAAGCTGATGAGCAAATCCACCCTGGAGGAGTCTTTACTGGACATAATCAGTGACCCTGACG CGGGAACACCGGAGGACAAGATGAGACTCTTTCTGATTTTCTACATCACAGCCCTGCAGCCCACTTCAGAG ATTGATCTGGACCAATACAAGAAGGCTCTGCTAGACACAGGCTGTGACCTGTCCCCTGTCAACTACATCAAGCAGTGGAA GGCTTTCACTAAGATTGCTGCCACACCATCTAACTATGGGAACAGCGGTGTAAAACCTatggg cctCTTCTCTAGGGTGATGAACTCTGGCTCCCAGTTTGTCATGGAGGGGGTGAAGCACCTGGTGCTCAAACAGCAT
- the LOC112256833 gene encoding sec1 family domain-containing protein 1 isoform X3, translated as MAASVREKQAAALKRMLNFNAPPLKNTAAEPVWKVLIYDRCGQDIISPLLAVKELRDMGITLHLLLHSDRDPIPDVPAIYFVMPTEENIDRICQDLRSQLYESYYFNFISAISRSKLEDIASAALSANAITQVTKVFDQYLNFITLEDDMFILGNQNKELISYHAINKPDIMDTEMEAIMDTIVDSLFCFFVTLGTVPIIRCPRGNAAEMVAVKLDKKLRENLRDARNSLFTGDNMGASQFSFQRPLFVLADRNLDLATPLHHTWTYQALIHDVLDFHLNRVSMDESVGSESSPAGARPKKKNKKSYDLTSADMFWQKHKGSPFPEVAESVQEELDTYRAQEDEVKRLKSIMGLEGEDEGPISSISMSDNTAKLTSAVSSLPELLEKKRLIDLHTNVATAVLDHIKSRKLDVYFEYEEKLMSKSTLEESLLDIISDPDAGTPEDKMRLFLIFYITALQPTSEIDLDQYKKALLDTGCDLSPVNYIKQWKAFTKIAATPSNYGNSGVKPMGLFSRVMNSGSQFVMEGVKHLVLKQHNLPVTRILDNLMEMKSNPELWLLRGIG; from the exons ATGGCCGCCTCCGTTCGTGAAAAGCAGGCAG CTGCCTTGAAGCGCATGCTGAATTTCAATGCTCCTCCTTTGAAAAACACTGCTGCTGAGCCAGTATGGAAGGTGCTGATCTACGACAGGTGTGGCCAGGACATCATCTCCCCTCTACTGGCAGTCAAGGAGCTACGGGACATGGGGATCACGTTGCACTT GTTGCTTCATTCAGACAGAGATCCCATCCCCGATGTGccagccatctattttgtgatgccGACAGAGGAGAACATTGACCGGATATGCCAA gaCCTTCGTAGCCAGCTGTATGAGTCTTACTATTTTAACTTcatctcagccatatccagaagTAAACTAGAGGATATTGCCAGTGCAGCTCTCTCGGCCAACGCTATCACACAGGTTACCAAG GTGTTCGATCAGTATTTGAACTTCATCACACTTGAAGATGATATGTTCATCCTCGGCAATCAAAATAAAGAGTTAATCTCCTACCATG CAATTAACAAGCCGGACATCATGGACACAGAGATGGAGGCCATCATGGATACGATAGTAGACAGTCTCTTCTGCTTTTTTGTCACTCTGG GTACTGTCCCCATAATCCGCTGTCCAAGAGGGAACGCTGCGGAGATGGTCGCGGTG AAACTTGACAAGAAGCTTCGGGAGAACCTGCGAGACGCCAGAAACAGCCTGTTCACTGGGGACAACATGGGGGCCAGCCAGTTCAG cttcCAGAGACCCTTATTTGTACTTGCTGACCGCAACCTGGATCTTGCCACCCCCCTCCACCACACATGGACCTACCAGGCCCTCATCCACGACGTGCTG GACTTCCACCTGAACAGGGTTAGCATGGATGAGTCTGTGGGGTCAGAATCCTCTCCTGCCGGAGCCAGAcccaagaagaagaacaagaagagtTATGACCTCACATCAGCCGACATGTTCTGGCAGAAACACAAGGGCAG CCCGTTCCCAGAGGTGGCTGAGTCTGTACAGGAGGAGTTAGACACATACCGAGCCCAAGAGGACGAGGTGAAACGCCTCAAGAGCATCATG GGTTTGGAGGGTGAAGATGAGGGACccattagtagtattagtatgtCAGACAACACCGCAAAACTTACCTCAGCTGTCAG ctctctgccaGAACTTCTGGAGAAGAAGAGGCTGATTGACCTCCACACTAATGTAGCCACTGCCGTTCTGGATCACATTAAG AGCCGTAAACTAGATGTGTACTTTGAGTACGAGGAGAAGCTGATGAGCAAATCCACCCTGGAGGAGTCTTTACTGGACATAATCAGTGACCCTGACG CGGGAACACCGGAGGACAAGATGAGACTCTTTCTGATTTTCTACATCACAGCCCTGCAGCCCACTTCAGAG ATTGATCTGGACCAATACAAGAAGGCTCTGCTAGACACAGGCTGTGACCTGTCCCCTGTCAACTACATCAAGCAGTGGAA GGCTTTCACTAAGATTGCTGCCACACCATCTAACTATGGGAACAGCGGTGTAAAACCTatggg cctCTTCTCTAGGGTGATGAACTCTGGCTCCCAGTTTGTCATGGAGGGGGTGAAGCACCTGGTGCTCAAACAGCAT